The DNA window AACACCTTTTGGTAacattacaaaatataatttttttaatttatgaggCGGTGGCTTTGGTGGATCAGAAATTATAGGATTAGGTCCTGATGGTGGAACACAGTCAACTTTTTGTTTGATATTTAATTTATGAGGTGGTGACTTTGGTGGATCAGAGATTACAGGGTTAGGTCCTGATGGTGGAACACGATCAACTTTGTGTTTGGTATTTAATTTATGAGGTGGCGGCTTTGGTGGATCAGAAATTATAGGATTGGGTCCTGATGGTGGAACACGATCAACTTTTTGTTTGATATTTAATTTATGAGGCGGTGGCTTTGGTGGATCAGAGATTATAGGATTGGGTCCTGATGGTGGAACACGATCCATTTTTTGTTTGGTATTTAATTTATGAGGTGGTGGCTTTGGTGGATCAGAAATTATAGGATTGGGTCCGGACGGTGGAACACggttaacttttttttttggtattgtaTTCAGACTCAAGATCGCCTATGGCATGAGAAAAAAACAAGAGAGACATGATGCCAAACAAATAAACCGTTGAAGTTTCCATCTTTAATAATTTGGTATATAAGTGTGGTAAAACAACATATAAATAAGGCTGCAATACGatgcaaaaaaagaaaaaaaagaaggttTAATGTGTTTCTTttacaagttttttaaaaaaattatttacacgACAAAGGTTTAAATGTGTTTGTTTATGATTTGATATACATTGTCTTTTTTATTAATGAGTCTAAATATATTATGATCacgtatattatttattaattagttaGGATCCTTTGATAGGTTATAAAGTCTGGTCTATGGGATACTCTCATTTTCTTTAAGTCTCAAAAGTTAAcatttcaaaattaattaataataataattttttaaatattaattatttaatatcacATAGAATAATTCTTAATCATTTATTTTAGTGTTAAgatctattttcattttttaaatattaaattaatttttaattaatatttttttaaactgtgACTGTACTGCCACGgtgtatttttttctttcattttttaaatactaaattagttttaattttaatttcattttaaataattctaatttaataatatccaaaaagccaaaattgtttcttaagGAATCGAGCCCAAGACTTTTAAACAATATCTTAAATTGTTACCACTAGGCCAATATGCATTCATGACAAATTATTCTaaagatttttaataatatttaataattctaaattaaaaacaaaaattacaaaatttatatCAATGGATCTCGAACCTAAGTTcgataaatgataatcattttacaactagaaaaatcaatttttattattaatattcatAATAATATctacttaacttaataatttagaataaacatttacttatttcaaataatacataaataaatatttactaattttaaataatacaccaatttaaaaataaatttataaaatgtaaatcctcattatatttaatcaattagaaataaattaaattatatgtaattaaaattaaataacacacaaataaatatttacttatttcaagctaattaaaattaaataataattaattaatttaattgtaattaaattaattgttaaaatatttaatcgattgaaattaaataataaattaatattttaattatttagttgatTCAAACTAATTTGTGGTCaattagtttaataataattcaattaattattattttatttattttatttgattaattatattaaataattctaaattaaaaacaaaaattacaaaatttatatCAATGGATCTCGAACCTAAGTtcgataaatgataatcactttacaactagaaaaaaaaatttttattattaatattcatAATAATATctacttaacttaataatttagaataaacatttacttatttcaaataatacataaataaatatttactaattttaaataatacaccaatttaaaaataaatttataaaatgtaaatcctcattatatttaatcaattagaaataatttaaattatatgtaattaaaattaaataacacacaaataaatatttacttatttcaagctaattaaaattaaataataattaattaatttaatagtaattaaattaattgttaaaatatttaatcgattgaaattaaataataaattaattctttaattatttagttaattcaaACTAATTAGTGGTCAATtagtttaatagtaattcaattaattattattttatttattttatttgattaattatatttaggatttatattttatttattttattttttaattttttgtattatataagattagtaaatatttattttttatctgaaataagtaaatgtttgttctgaattattaacttaagtattcattattaagaatattaacaatagaaattgatttgtctagttgtaaagtgattaTAATTTAGCTTGAGCGGACCTGGGTTTGAGACCTCATtggtacaaattttaacttttttgttttaaatacataattatttaatattactaGAAATCATAagaattatttgtcatgaatgtaCATTGAACTAATGGGTCTTAACTCTTAACTCTTAAATTAGTGAGAGATTAAAATGGGTCTTAACTCTTAGTTTAATatgatgtttattttttattttttggttgtttAATATtgctaaaaaattaattaaatttaaaaataaacctCTAATTTTCTTGATGTTagattttttagggttttatttgaatttttatttagcTTGTAGATTTATAAGCCGATTCTAAATATCCAAAATCTTGgctattcattttttaaaattaaaaaattatatttattcatttaattgtGTATTTATTCTATTCATTACAtacaatatattttcttttttgaaaatgttttcttCCATAACAAgaaaaaaatccttttttttcGTTCTCCATGTTAAGAGCTTTAGTTTATATCACAATTCTAtacttataaatttatattttaaaacaaacattattttaatattCTAATTTAAATTATGAGGAAcacgaactgacactcttctcttttgcttttgtgattttgaaaattaaagagtcgccaccgacttttattttatccaattaaggaaaggtttataaaagaaacacaaaaagacctttaagaaattctgggtaagggggtaggttatacaaaaggaaggtgttagcaccctttgtatccatggttatccatgggctcttagattgcttagctcacttgttttaaatcacttttctcttgccttgaaatgcttgtatgtggtcttaaaattcattttgtaaattgactttgtaatgatctttgtgcggatgtatacaaagtgttttatttcgaaagatgttttgaaaaaaagaacgttaacttcgtaatgatccttgtttggatatataccaagtattgtcttttttgaaagttttattttgaaaaacaatgatatatgagacatttgtttgttttgatttgagcaagcaattaggaggtctaccctaagttataaggtcttttcctatttcctttaaaaaattctccttttaccggatgtaaacgaaagttcgattttgcatttgaaacagtagaatttgatttttgatttttgaaaagaataaaagagggattatcctaagaggtgcaagtgtggttgtgttttgttttcagatattttatctttgaagttagtgacctagcgcttcagtttttaatcttgacatacacgcagttttatatgtactggaattaaaatgcggaatgtaaaatgcggaaagtaaatctacgctattacatcgattgtgcgggaaatgtaaactacgctatttacatgaatttgacaacctatacacttgatctaggaatttaaattgcaagaatataaaaagaaatatttttggattttttgatgattgattttaattataattaatgcatgattaatttaattaaaatgagaaaaaggggggaaataaaatttaaacctaaaaattaagtttaaaatatgttcatattaattgtcaattaattttaaaataaaactaaatttttttggaatttttgaaattgatttgaaaaccattaagttaaataatatataattatgcaaataattatacaaataattaaaaattaaagagaaaattatactaaatatgtgcaaaattagtctataatatataaactaaatttaatataaagaacaatttttttttatgattttttgattggttgaaataattaaaaagcaaatatataaatatatacttattaattaagcaaaatattttaattattaagaaaaataaaatattttttatggaaaaaattaattaagcattttatcaaattaatggtaaaaagaaaatattttttatgttttttttaattggttgattttaaattaaatgcaaaaaattaaaattattagttaAATATGCAGGGATGTGTATTAAGCAGTTTGGATATTGAACTGAAATCAGTTGTTTTTGTGGAAGCTGGGCTCAAGAGGGGTGTGTGAAAAGCAAACGCGTGCAGGCCCAACCCATGTTTTTTCTGAACTTAAGTGAAGTGGGACCCAGCTTTATTCAAACGAACCAATCATATCTCTTCCCTCCGCCACGCCAGCCCTGGACTTGTTGACTGGCCAATGAAACGATTGGAAAGAGCCACGTGAATCAGTCAACCACGCCTGGATCTGTTGACCGCCGGAACAGTGATttcggtcatcttctccggctaGGGCATCTTCCAACTGCAAAAAATACGTTAGATAAATACCAAAGgaagaccctacccccctaaatcgaggtctgggaatccattggtgaggttagtttggactgaaagtgcctGGTTCAAGAGATTCGAAGAAGAACATGAACACACGGTTGACAATGGCAACCTATGTTTTGGACGTTAGAAatctcatgctagggttcaaacctggtcTAATGATCATTATAAACTCAACCATAATCGTTAGACATGATAACAACGCATAAATGGAGAGTTTGAATTCAATGAAAGTTTACcaaatcggagagtgagagaGCTCGAGTTTCAGGCCCTTATGAACTTGGCTATTGATCTAAACTTACTCAAACAAGTCCCAGGAGatgatttatggacttagtttgtTTTGAAACTAGCTACAGATTTAAACACGAAATTTaaagtttctttgattatttttttgaaatatgaagtgagtTTATGCTAtcttcttgctatatttcgtgtgtgTTACATTGATGAAGCatactacttcatttataagctaaGATGTGTTTAAAatctaagccaagaagcattgactgcttttgttgaattttttatttttaaatattaaaaatctttgaaattttgaccaaagcttgctcttcttcacttctcttgctcCAAGCCAACTTTGTACTTCCttttgttgcagaaaataagctatcttgatgactcatgcaagggacaaagctttggataagaatcttgcatcatttctttttcaatttaactttaaatgtgataaaattaaaccaaaaaggaaacaaaaatgctatgggccttggcttggtcgtgggaggcccttcacattatggggaacatgtttggataataaaacttggccccttttggaaaaaaacatttttgatcaatgttgatttcatgcattttcccaaaaaatggccaacttcaacaaggcataaatccctcaatttttatcatatgaaggagttcttgtactttttggaaacctcaagatgtcctctacaagccactttggaaactttttttcatttggagaagttatcttgatgttatggcctttgacaaaaaaccactttttgttgactttgaaaatgacctgtaatgtcttggttcatatttttcaaatggtgaatctaatgaccatgggaccaattgcatttgaaagataattgaatttccttcaaaatgagatttggtttgaattttttggatgaaggatgagagagttatgaccagtcaaagttcagttgactttttaggagaaaaccctaattttgaaacttagggttttgttgatttttgatctttccttgatgaattatgatcaaccaatgatcaaatgatgaatcttttgacaaaatatggatgttgacaaaaaatttcatttttgactgtctgttgactttttggtcaaacgggtcgtctgttgactgtttgagctgctgactgtgcgtctgagtgaattgaagtttgaaaatttgtatggtggtactttgagatatatggaggtccatgaaatccatttgaggtctcaaaaacttgttctcctgaaaaaaaacaa is part of the Vicia villosa cultivar HV-30 ecotype Madison, WI linkage group LG2, Vvil1.0, whole genome shotgun sequence genome and encodes:
- the LOC131649658 gene encoding protein TRACHEARY ELEMENT DIFFERENTIATION-RELATED 7A-like, which produces MDRVPPSGPNPIISDPPKPPPHKLNIKQKVDRVPPSGPNPIISDPPKPPPHKLNTKHKVDRVPPSGPNPVISDPPKSPPHKLNIKQKVDCVPPSGPNPIISDPPKPPPHKLKKLYFVMLPKGVVPPSGPNPRTNDHLSPPPHRA